The nucleotide window AAATTGAAAAATATACAGAACAACAGGACAATGTTCGCAACAACCGCGAATATGATTTTCTGTCAAAAGAAATTGAATTCCAGACTTTGGAAATCGAATTGAGCGAAAAACGCATTCGCGACGCACAGGCAAATATCACTTTCAAAAACGAAGAAATTGCAAAAGCTACTGAACTTCTGAACGAAAGAAATATCGACCTTTCCCAGAAAAAGAGCGAACTCGACGAAATTGTTTCTGAAACCAAACAGGAAGAAGAAAAATTGCGCGAACGTGCAAAAGAAATCGAAGGAATGATCGAACCCCGTTTGCTGACAGCTTTCAAGCGTATTCGCAAGAACGTTCGCAACGGACTTTCTGTAGTTACCATTCAGCGTGATGCTTGTGGTGGTTGTTTCAATAAAATCCCTCCTCAACGACAAATGGAAATTCGCCTTCGCAAAAAAGTTATCGTATGCGAGTATTGCGGACGAATCTTAGTGGATCCTGAAATAGACACACCTTCAGAACCAATGGAATAAACGAATTTTATTCAACTTCAACATAACGCAAGCCTTGCATCCGTATATCTTTTTCAGATATCGATGTGAGGCTTTTGTTTTATTATTAATGTAACAACAATGCAAACAATAGAAGAAATATTTTTGAACAGAACCTCGGTAAGACGTTACGAACGCAAACCGATTGAATCCGAAAAACTGGAGTTCATCTACAAAGCCATTCAGAATACGCCAACCAGCTACAACGGCCAGCAATTTTCAGTTATCTCCATCACTGATCAGGACCTGAAAGTACAGCTTTACGAACTGATAGGACAGAAACAGATAAAAACCTCAGCCGTATTTATGGTATTTTGCGTGGATTTCTACAAGTTACAGCAATTTGCCGCAGCTACTGACACTGAATTCCCCCGTTTTCAGGATACTATGGACGGATTTATGGTAGGCGTCATCGACGCTGCTTTAGCCATGGAGAATGCTGTGATTGCTGCCGAATCGCTGGGATTAGGATCCTGCTGCATCGGCTATACCCGCACAGCAGCTCCGGCAGAGTTGGCAAAAATTCTGCAACTACCAGAAGGAGTTTGCGTTGTTTGCGGACTATCAATTGGATATCCGTCGGAAAAGCCCGACCTGAAACCAAAAATGCCCTTATCGCTGGTAATTCACGAAAACCACTACCGGACAGACGACATCAAGCCTGAGTTATTGGCATACAACGAAGAAGTGACAGCATACAACGCCGTACGTGCCGGTGATAAAACCACCAACGACTGGGGAAAACACATACTGGACTATCATCAAATCGCGATGAAGTATAACATTGAGAAATACACCTGGGATCAAGGATTTCATCTCAAAAAAGACAAAAAATAAGATAACACAACATACACATCTTTGGCTGCCGGGTTTTACATTTAGCAGCCAAATTTGTATCTTTGCACTATACAAATCCACATAACGAGAGATAAGCATTCATCGAAAGACTGAATAATCTACCCGGAAAACTATCGGATCTAAACCGCTTTAACAGACAAAATTGTGAAAACTCTAATAGCTCCATCTATCCTTTCGGTTGATTTCAACAACCTGCAACAATCAATCGACATTGTCAACCGCAGCGAAGCTGACTGGCTTCATCTTGACGTGATGGATGGCGTGTTCGTTCCTAATTTGTCATTTGGTTTTCCTGTGATCGATTCGGTTGCCAAAACCACTCAAAAGCCAATGGACGCTCACCTGATGGTGATAGAGCCTGACAAATACATTGACCGGTTGCGTAAACTTGGCGTAAGCCGCGTTACAGTGCATTACGAAGCTTGTCCTCATTTGCACAGAACAGTTCAGGCAATAAAAAAGGCCGGAATGAAGGCAGGAGTTTCTCTCAATCCACACACACCTGTCGCTCTTCTTGAAGAAATCATCAACGATTTGGATTTGGTGCTTATTATGAGTGTCAATCCCGGATACGGAGGTCAATCATTTATCGAAAATAGTTGTCCAAAGATTGAAAAATTGCGCCAGCTGATCGATACCAAAAAGGCTTCTGCGCTGATTCAGGTAGATGGTGGCGTAAATTTTGAAACCGGAAGACGACTAATCGATAGCGGAGCAAATGTATTGGTTGCCGGCAGTTTTGTCTTTTCGGCAAAAGACCCGATAGATACCATCAATAAACTAAAGAAACTCTGATTATTGTTTCTTTGAATTCATAAAAAAGCCACAATCAAATGCAATACATTTAATTGTGGCTTTTCAATTATCGATAAACTTAAAGATTAGATCTTTTGCTCCAATTGTTGCTCCCGTGGTTTTCGGTCGAAGAATGGATTCTTGGAAGAGGCGCTCACCGGGATGGCATATATCGAGTGACAATCGGCCAAATAGCCCATTTCTTTTATTGCAAACCCTACCGAAAACATTATTCGGGTATCCACCCTCAAATCGGCAGCTGTAGCCACGGCCGAACCGACTGCTATCCCAAGGTCAACCATATTGATTGCGCATGGCATGGCGTCGTTCTGCAATTTCTCGGCACAGGTCGGCACTCCGCAGTAACCGCAATTAAGGCCCTGAACCTGGGTACGGGTACCAATCAAAACAATCACATCGGCCTGAAGTATATTTTCCGAATCCCGTAGCATAAATTTCAGTCCGGTATCTTCGCCCTTTTGGCGCGTCAAAGCCGAAAGCCGCTGAATGTCTTCATCACCGGCCACCAAAGCTATTTCGACAATATCGACCCCCTTACCCTTTGGAGCAGTTCGGGCAGCCGTCATCATCTGTTTGGCTACCGAAATCAGGTACTCCTTACGGCTTTCCCGTTCATTGATCACCATATCAAGCAATTTTAATCTATGAAATAACAGGATCAGAGCCCTCTCGTTGCAACACAAGTGCAGAACGAGCAGGAATATAAAGCTTCAGCCATTCTTTATTATGCGATGCATGAACGGGATCGTACAACGACAAATGTTCTACCGTATCGTCGGACAACCCGAAGCCACCGAATTCTTTTGAATCTGTATCCAAGATAATTTTATATTTGCCCGGTTGAACTAGAATGCCGTAATCAGTATATGAATTTGTTGGATGAAAATTAAAGACAAACAACAGATTCCCTCTTTGATAAGCCAGCATCTGATCGTTACTTTTATCCCAAAGCTGAAAAATAGGAGCAAGGTTAAATCCGGGAACCGATCGGATAAGATCTATCATCGCCTTATCAAAATCGCCCAGATAGTGATACATCAACTTTGTATTATCGACGAGACTCCACTGGCGGCGGGCATATTTATGAGACCAGCCGTTTCCGGACCGCGGGAAATCAATCCACTCCGGATGGCCGAATTCATTACCCATAAAGTTAAGATATGCACCGTTTATTGTTGTCGCCGTAATGAGACGAATCATTTTATGCAATGCAATTCCCCGATCGACCTTAAAGGTAGTATCTCCTTTTTGCATATGCCAGTACATGTCAGAATCGATTAAACGGAAGATGATGGTTTTATCGCCCACCAGCGCCTGATCGTGGCTTTCGGCATAGCTTACGGTTTTTTCACCGAAACGACGGTTGGTTAATTCCCAGAAAATATGACCGGGCTTCCAGTCTTCATCCTTCTTTTCTTTTATCGTTTTAATCCAGAAATCGGGAATACCCATGGCCATTCGATAGTCAAAACCAATTCCCCCATCATGGAAAGATGCAGCCAGTTCGGGCATTCCGCTCATCTCTTCGGCAATAGTCACAGCGAAAGGATTCACCTGATGAATCACGCGATTAGCCAGCGTTAAATAACAAATAGCGTTGTCATCCTGATAGCCGTTATAATAGTCAGCATAATTTGAAAAAGATTCTCCCAAACCATGGCTATAATAAAGCATTGAAGTAACCCCATCGAAACGGAAACCATCGAAATGGTATTCTTCGAGCCAATATTTGCAATTGGACAGTAAGAAATGCAGCACTTCATTCTTCCCGTAATCAAAGCAAAGCGAATCCCATGCCGGATGTTCTCTCTTGGCATCTGCATAAAAATATTGATCGGGAGTGCCATCAAAACGCCCCAAGCCTTCAATTTCATTTTTTACGGCATGAGAGTGGACAATATCCATAATAACGCAAATGCCCAAGGAATGTGCCTCATCTATCAAAGCTTTCAGTTCTTCGGGAGTACCAAAACGCGAAGATGCCGCAAAGAAACTGGAGACATGATATCCGAACGATCCGTAGTAAGGATGTTCCTGTACGGCCATGATCTGAATACAATTGTATCCCATTTTGGCGATACGGGGCAAAATACTTTCGCGGAAAGAGTTGTATGTTGAAACTTTTTCGGCTTCTCCCGACATACCAATGTGACATTCGTATATCAGAAGCGGATCGGTTGTCGGCTTAAAGTCGGTTATTTTGAATTTATAGCGAAATTCAGGGCTCCATACCTGCGCACTAAACACCTTGGTTTCCTCATCCTGCACAACACGTTGCGCCCAGGCCGGAATGCGTTCCCCGCTACCTCCGTCCCATTGAACAATGAGTTTATAAAGATCACCATGCTTTACCGCTTTAGCCGGCAATTGAAGTTCCCAAACACCATTATCGGTTTTCTTCAACTGATATTCGGAGCTTTGTTTCCAACCATTAAAGTCGCCAACCATAAAAATAGCAGTAGCATTAGGAGCCCATTCCCGGAAGACCCAGCCCTGTTCAGTGCGATGCAAGCCGAAAAAGAGATGGCCGGTAGCAAAATCAGACAGATTTATTTTGCCGCCAGTCAGTTCCATTTCTTTATCAATAGCGTGCTGATGCCTGCCTTCCAAAGCTGAAGAATAAGGTTCAAGCCATGGATCATTTTCTATGATTTTCAGTTTCTGCATGGAATTATTTTTTGAACTCAACATTAAAATAGTTGTGTAACCATTAACAACGGACTACACCAACACTTTGATCACTAATTTACGGATAGCACCTTCACCAATACAAGGAGCATGGCCGTCGTGCGGAAAG belongs to Paludibacter jiangxiensis and includes:
- a CDS encoding zinc ribbon domain-containing protein translates to MATEAKSEKEISVEEKLKALYELQTVATEIDKIKTLRGELPLEVQDLEDEIAGLQTRIDNYTTEVQELQKQAAAHKAEITEAKAKIEKYTEQQDNVRNNREYDFLSKEIEFQTLEIELSEKRIRDAQANITFKNEEIAKATELLNERNIDLSQKKSELDEIVSETKQEEEKLRERAKEIEGMIEPRLLTAFKRIRKNVRNGLSVVTIQRDACGGCFNKIPPQRQMEIRLRKKVIVCEYCGRILVDPEIDTPSEPME
- a CDS encoding nitroreductase family protein, with translation MQTIEEIFLNRTSVRRYERKPIESEKLEFIYKAIQNTPTSYNGQQFSVISITDQDLKVQLYELIGQKQIKTSAVFMVFCVDFYKLQQFAAATDTEFPRFQDTMDGFMVGVIDAALAMENAVIAAESLGLGSCCIGYTRTAAPAELAKILQLPEGVCVVCGLSIGYPSEKPDLKPKMPLSLVIHENHYRTDDIKPELLAYNEEVTAYNAVRAGDKTTNDWGKHILDYHQIAMKYNIEKYTWDQGFHLKKDKK
- the rpe gene encoding ribulose-phosphate 3-epimerase, which gives rise to MKTLIAPSILSVDFNNLQQSIDIVNRSEADWLHLDVMDGVFVPNLSFGFPVIDSVAKTTQKPMDAHLMVIEPDKYIDRLRKLGVSRVTVHYEACPHLHRTVQAIKKAGMKAGVSLNPHTPVALLEEIINDLDLVLIMSVNPGYGGQSFIENSCPKIEKLRQLIDTKKASALIQVDGGVNFETGRRLIDSGANVLVAGSFVFSAKDPIDTINKLKKL
- a CDS encoding ferredoxin domain-containing protein gives rise to the protein MVINERESRKEYLISVAKQMMTAARTAPKGKGVDIVEIALVAGDEDIQRLSALTRQKGEDTGLKFMLRDSENILQADVIVLIGTRTQVQGLNCGYCGVPTCAEKLQNDAMPCAINMVDLGIAVGSAVATAADLRVDTRIMFSVGFAIKEMGYLADCHSIYAIPVSASSKNPFFDRKPREQQLEQKI
- a CDS encoding alpha amylase C-terminal domain-containing protein, with the translated sequence MQKLKIIENDPWLEPYSSALEGRHQHAIDKEMELTGGKINLSDFATGHLFFGLHRTEQGWVFREWAPNATAIFMVGDFNGWKQSSEYQLKKTDNGVWELQLPAKAVKHGDLYKLIVQWDGGSGERIPAWAQRVVQDEETKVFSAQVWSPEFRYKFKITDFKPTTDPLLIYECHIGMSGEAEKVSTYNSFRESILPRIAKMGYNCIQIMAVQEHPYYGSFGYHVSSFFAASSRFGTPEELKALIDEAHSLGICVIMDIVHSHAVKNEIEGLGRFDGTPDQYFYADAKREHPAWDSLCFDYGKNEVLHFLLSNCKYWLEEYHFDGFRFDGVTSMLYYSHGLGESFSNYADYYNGYQDDNAICYLTLANRVIHQVNPFAVTIAEEMSGMPELAASFHDGGIGFDYRMAMGIPDFWIKTIKEKKDEDWKPGHIFWELTNRRFGEKTVSYAESHDQALVGDKTIIFRLIDSDMYWHMQKGDTTFKVDRGIALHKMIRLITATTINGAYLNFMGNEFGHPEWIDFPRSGNGWSHKYARRQWSLVDNTKLMYHYLGDFDKAMIDLIRSVPGFNLAPIFQLWDKSNDQMLAYQRGNLLFVFNFHPTNSYTDYGILVQPGKYKIILDTDSKEFGGFGLSDDTVEHLSLYDPVHASHNKEWLKLYIPARSALVLQREGSDPVIS